The genomic interval CCGCGGGGAGGCGCCGTAGCGGCACCAGCGCTGCAGGTCCACGTCGTACGCGGCGGGGTTGCGGCTGGCCACCACCAGGTCGACGATGTAGCGGTAGATCTTGTCGTCGAGGTAGACCTCGGCGACCGCCGCGCGGGCCGCGAAGATCTCGGCCTGGCTGAGGACCCGCGATGGACGCGGCGGGTTGCGCCGCTGCTGCTCGCTGTCGAGCTTCAGGATGGCGAGCTCGTCCGTGCGGCTCGGGTAGCGCACCCAGACGTGCATGAGGAAGCGGTCGAGCTGGGCCTCGGGGAGGTGGTAGGTGCCCTCCTGCTCGATGGGGTTCTGGGTCGCCAGCACCATGAACAGCCGCGGCAGCGCGTAGGTGCGCTGGCCCACCGTGATCTGCCGCTCGCCCATCGCCTCGAGCAGGGCGGACTGCACCTTCGCCGGCGCCCGGTTCACCTCGTCGGCCAGCAGGATGTTGTGGAAGAGCGGGCCGGGGCTGAACTCGAACTCCCCGCGCTCCTGGCGGTAGATGTCGGTCCCGATCAGGTCCGAGGGCAGCAGGTCCGGGGTGAACTGGATGCGGTGGAAGTCCCCCTC from Gammaproteobacteria bacterium carries:
- a CDS encoding AAA family ATPase is translated as MQPSVLSPVREHLASRIIGQQELIESMLVCLLSDGHMLVEGVPGLAKTTAVKTLSEALEGDFHRIQFTPDLLPSDLIGTDIYRQERGEFEFSPGPLFHNILLADEVNRAPAKVQSALLEAMGERQITVGQRTYALPRLFMVLATQNPIEQEGTYHLPEAQLDRFLMHVWVRYPSRTDELAILKLDSEQQRRNPPRPSRVLSQAEIFAARAAVAEVYLDDKIYRYIVDLVVASRNPAAYDVDLQRWCRYGASPRASIALARCARALAWMNGDEYVSPHHVQKVAPDVLRHRLLLTFEAEADGVTTDDFIRRLLEVVAVP